A DNA window from Hordeum vulgare subsp. vulgare chromosome 1H, MorexV3_pseudomolecules_assembly, whole genome shotgun sequence contains the following coding sequences:
- the LOC123399352 gene encoding uncharacterized protein LOC123399352, with protein MGLTSAQRIALTVSLFGLLAFLLGVVAENKKPPYGTPIKGKDVVICKFPSDPTVAMGSLSIVALVLAAIIGHVAIFYPYKGKSVPRGALFQSTSLSVFFVIAELVSALAFAMLLWATITEGHHRTSNVHHDMDTLCPTAKTGLFGGAAFLALDAALFWLVCQMLALNARADYLDEDEDDKGEYGQVYAADADGTKV; from the exons ATGGGTCTGACTTCGGCGCAGCGGATCGCCCTCACCGTCTCCTTGTTTGGCCTCCTCGCGTTTCTGCTCGGCGTCGTCGCGGAAAACAAAAAG CCTCCTTATGGAACTCCTATCAAGGGAAAGGATGTTGTCATATGCAAGTTCCCGAGTGACCCAACGGTTGCAATGGGAAGCCTGTCCATTGTAGCACTTGTATTAGCTGCGATCATTGGGCACGTGGCCATCTTTTACCCGTACAAGGGCAAGTCGGTTCCTCGTGGAGCGTTATTTCAGAGCACCAGCTTGTCCGTCTTCTTTGTTATTGCTGA GCTGGTGTCAGCTCTGGCTTTTGCAATGCTGCTCTGGGCAACGATCACGGAGGGCCACCATCGCACCAGTAACGTTCACCATGACATGGATACCCTGTGCCCCACTGCAAAGACCGGCCTCTTCGGAGGCGCCGCTTTCCTGGCCCTTGATGCTGCTCTGTTCTGGCTTGTTTGCCAGATGCTGGCCCTCAATGCAAGGGCTGACTATctggatgaggatgaggatgacaagGGCGAATATGGCCAGGTTTATGCTGCTGATGCCGATGGCACAAAGGTGTGA